In the genome of Chlamydiota bacterium, one region contains:
- a CDS encoding NAD(P)-dependent oxidoreductase, with protein sequence MKVLVTGATGFLGTHLVKRFLENGWTVVGLDRDRFYFWGDLEKEIELHLLDVREILSHARLFTGVDCVVHCAAALHDSPEEEIRSVNLGGTKAVLDLCLKNDIPRFLFCSSTVVYGYFEFHPPVPEETPLAPQHPYAVSKAECESMLEGYRANGLNASVFRPKSFIGAGRFGVFQLLCDWIHRGAPVPLIGGGGNRYQLMGVSDLAEGVYRMATMPIRNVTLNLGAETFGTVRQDLGALVFHAGTGSRLIRLPAAPTKFALTVIEKLGLTQMWAWHYKTADRDCYVDTSRARALIGWDPAQSNLDALKETYDWYVANVDAFQGKIGLGHHGVLWRERLLTVARDILARTCRRGRRSSPAARRGRDV encoded by the coding sequence GTGAAGGTGCTCGTGACCGGCGCAACGGGATTTCTCGGGACCCACCTCGTCAAGAGGTTCCTGGAGAACGGGTGGACGGTGGTGGGGCTCGATCGGGACCGGTTCTACTTCTGGGGCGACCTCGAGAAGGAGATCGAACTCCACCTGCTTGATGTGCGGGAGATCCTCTCCCACGCGCGCCTGTTCACCGGGGTCGATTGCGTCGTGCACTGCGCCGCCGCGCTCCATGACTCCCCCGAAGAGGAGATCCGCTCGGTGAACCTCGGCGGCACCAAAGCCGTGCTGGACCTGTGTCTCAAAAACGATATCCCGAGATTCCTCTTCTGCTCATCGACGGTCGTCTACGGCTACTTCGAGTTCCACCCGCCGGTTCCGGAGGAGACGCCCCTCGCCCCCCAGCATCCGTACGCTGTTTCCAAGGCGGAGTGCGAATCGATGCTCGAAGGGTACCGCGCGAACGGATTAAACGCGAGCGTCTTCAGGCCCAAGTCGTTCATCGGGGCGGGGCGGTTCGGCGTGTTCCAGCTCCTGTGCGACTGGATCCACCGCGGGGCCCCGGTCCCGCTCATCGGCGGCGGCGGGAACCGGTACCAGCTGATGGGCGTCTCCGACCTGGCGGAGGGGGTCTACCGGATGGCGACCATGCCGATAAGGAACGTCACGCTCAACCTCGGAGCGGAGACCTTCGGGACGGTCCGCCAGGATCTCGGGGCGCTCGTCTTTCACGCGGGCACCGGTTCCCGCCTCATTCGCCTCCCCGCGGCGCCGACGAAGTTCGCCCTCACGGTCATCGAGAAACTCGGTCTCACCCAGATGTGGGCGTGGCACTACAAGACCGCCGACAGGGACTGCTATGTCGATACGTCGCGGGCCCGCGCACTCATCGGCTGGGACCCGGCCCAGAGCAATCTGGACGCGCTTAAAGAGACCTACGACTGGTACGTCGCCAATGTCGACGCTTTTCAGGGGAAGATCGGTTTGGGGCACCACGGGGTGCTGTGGCGCGAAAGGCTGCTGACCGTGGCCAGGGACATCCTGGCGCGAACCTGCCGCCGCGGCCGCCGTTCGTCCCCCGCGGCCCGCCGCGGGCGGGACGTTTGA
- a CDS encoding radical SAM protein — MPPRLLGNLRRLWAAAAQYRKRLTICPHPPVRLWIEPTNVCNLRCISCPTGRGHVHAPGRMASGLYRKLIDEAAGFAVDINLIGRGEAFLHPGIDGMVRYAHDAGLNVRLETNATLLTEEMSEAVIRAGLDFISFSIDGYVKKTYESIRRGGVFEQAVGNVVRFLEIKKRLRSRKPYASVQFIQTKPFLETASRENESRFKAAFRGLPLDTYRYVTPHRYVGEIEEHLSGSRYGYMRRTVPGRGIIRLRYTPCPYPWMSMHILWDGTVAPCCMDFHRRYLLGDAGKSALLDIWNAEQMRRIRETIASGRHGEVPLCASCDLLYQTSVFGVSTKSIKDFKVFLKENLLR; from the coding sequence ATGCCCCCCCGCCTCCTTGGCAACCTCCGACGTCTATGGGCTGCGGCGGCCCAATACCGGAAACGGCTGACGATCTGTCCGCATCCCCCCGTCCGCCTCTGGATTGAACCGACCAACGTCTGCAACCTCCGCTGCATATCCTGCCCGACGGGGCGCGGGCATGTCCACGCCCCCGGGCGCATGGCCTCCGGCCTCTACCGGAAACTGATCGACGAGGCGGCCGGCTTCGCCGTCGACATCAACCTGATCGGCCGCGGCGAAGCGTTTCTTCACCCCGGGATCGACGGGATGGTTCGATACGCCCATGACGCAGGGCTTAACGTGCGCCTCGAGACCAACGCCACGCTGCTCACGGAGGAGATGTCGGAGGCGGTGATCCGGGCGGGGCTCGATTTCATCTCCTTCTCGATCGACGGCTATGTCAAGAAGACCTATGAGTCGATACGGCGCGGCGGGGTCTTCGAGCAGGCGGTCGGCAACGTCGTCCGATTCCTCGAAATAAAGAAGCGCCTGCGGTCGCGGAAACCGTATGCCAGCGTCCAGTTCATCCAGACGAAACCGTTTCTCGAGACCGCCAGCCGGGAAAACGAGTCGAGATTCAAGGCGGCCTTCAGGGGGCTCCCCCTCGACACCTACCGTTACGTCACCCCCCACCGTTACGTGGGGGAGATCGAGGAACACCTCAGCGGGAGCCGGTACGGCTATATGCGGCGTACCGTTCCCGGGAGGGGGATCATCCGCCTCCGGTACACCCCATGCCCCTACCCGTGGATGAGCATGCATATCCTCTGGGACGGCACGGTCGCCCCGTGCTGCATGGACTTCCACCGCCGCTACCTGCTCGGGGATGCCGGAAAATCGGCGCTCCTTGACATCTGGAACGCCGAACAGATGCGGCGGATCAGGGAAACGATCGCCTCCGGGCGGCACGGGGAGGTGCCGCTCTGCGCGTCCTGCGACCTCCTCTACCAGACCTCCGTGTTCGGCGTCTCGACGAAGAGCATCAAGGATTTTAAGGTATTCCTGAAGGAAAACCTGCTGAGGTAA
- a CDS encoding radical SAM protein — protein sequence MKIAFVNPKNEMPKLKYTRKVQRQYSDRGQVFPNLSICYLAALLEREGHAVRIVEANACGLDIPATIRELETFGPDVIGFNLLTEPFLETLDWIAPIRAALRVPVVVGGFHLKLYPRETMTHRAIDYAVIGPGWKTLPELLAAIGDGARNLDRVKGIAYREGGEVVLTPPREDATTLDDVPFPARHLIPNDRYTTILTRHWPITVMLSGMGCPFHCLYCDMTGFHHLRDPMRVVDEMEECVKRFGVKEIFIQDETFTVNKKRVSAICEEVLRRGLRFDFAIRTRPDCVDRETLRLMKAAGCIRVNYGFEAADPEVARLIRRDISPETMRNAVRWAKEAGLMTLGFFVLGCPGETVESIRKNIALAVSLDIDYVSISKLVPVPNSELYERIKERTGIDYWREFTLGDRGIIGRIAYYDSHVQGEELDRWLGRAYRAFYLRPSFVLRTLGRVRSWREFCNLVTSAWSIL from the coding sequence GTGAAGATCGCCTTCGTCAATCCCAAGAACGAGATGCCGAAGCTCAAATACACCCGCAAGGTGCAGCGGCAATACAGCGACCGCGGGCAGGTATTCCCCAACCTGAGCATCTGCTACCTTGCCGCCCTGCTCGAAAGGGAAGGGCACGCGGTGCGGATCGTCGAGGCGAACGCGTGTGGGCTCGACATCCCCGCGACGATCCGGGAACTCGAAACGTTCGGCCCCGACGTCATTGGCTTCAACCTCCTGACCGAGCCGTTCCTCGAAACGCTCGACTGGATCGCGCCGATCAGGGCGGCGCTCCGCGTGCCGGTGGTCGTCGGCGGTTTTCACCTGAAGCTTTACCCCCGGGAGACGATGACGCACCGCGCGATCGATTACGCGGTGATCGGCCCGGGGTGGAAGACCCTGCCGGAGCTCCTCGCGGCGATCGGGGACGGCGCGAGGAACCTTGATCGGGTCAAGGGGATCGCCTACCGCGAGGGCGGGGAGGTCGTTCTCACCCCGCCGCGCGAGGACGCCACCACCCTCGACGACGTTCCGTTCCCGGCGCGCCACCTTATCCCGAACGACCGCTACACCACGATCCTCACCCGACACTGGCCCATCACCGTGATGCTCTCCGGGATGGGGTGTCCGTTCCACTGCCTCTACTGCGACATGACCGGTTTTCACCACCTCCGCGACCCGATGAGGGTCGTCGACGAGATGGAGGAGTGCGTGAAACGGTTCGGGGTGAAGGAGATCTTCATCCAGGACGAGACGTTCACCGTCAACAAGAAACGCGTCTCCGCGATCTGCGAGGAGGTGCTCCGGCGCGGGCTCAGGTTCGATTTCGCCATCCGCACGCGCCCGGATTGCGTGGACAGGGAGACGCTTCGGCTGATGAAGGCCGCCGGCTGCATCCGGGTCAACTACGGTTTCGAGGCCGCGGACCCCGAGGTGGCGCGCCTGATACGGCGGGACATATCCCCGGAGACGATGCGCAACGCCGTGCGCTGGGCAAAGGAGGCGGGGCTGATGACGCTCGGCTTCTTCGTCCTGGGCTGTCCCGGGGAGACGGTGGAGAGCATCCGGAAGAACATCGCGCTGGCGGTCTCCCTGGACATCGACTACGTCTCCATCAGTAAGCTCGTGCCGGTGCCCAACAGCGAGCTCTATGAGCGCATCAAGGAGAGGACGGGAATCGACTACTGGAGGGAGTTCACCCTTGGCGATCGGGGGATCATCGGCCGGATCGCCTACTACGACTCCCATGTGCAGGGCGAGGAGCTGGACCGGTGGCTCGGCCGGGCGTACCGGGCCTTCTACCTCCGCCCCTCATTCGTGTTGCGCACGCTCGGCCGGGTTCGTTCCTGGCGCGAGTTCTGCAACCTCGTCACCTCGGCCTGGTCGATCCTCTAA